The Stratiformator vulcanicus genome has a segment encoding these proteins:
- a CDS encoding ion transporter gives MSTSPPDVPNAIPKRAGWREHWYEIIFEADTPAGKLFDVWLLAAIMGSVVVLMLESVEDLDEKFHAWFDALEWFFTLVFTVEYTARIVVARRRWRYMFSFFGLVDLVSILPSYLMLVIPGAERITVIRMIRLLRAFRVFKIASMIAEARLLREAIIASRSKIAVFLSCVVIAVVIVGTAMYTIEGTRDDSPFTSIPQSMYWAVVTMTTVGYGDIAPQTALGKALAAAMMLFGYSLIIVPTGILTAELATSHQDEPPHVPPPKAPTLACPECMAEGHDPDAGFCKFCGAKL, from the coding sequence ATGAGTACATCGCCGCCTGACGTACCGAACGCGATTCCGAAACGCGCCGGCTGGCGCGAGCACTGGTACGAAATCATATTCGAAGCCGACACGCCGGCGGGCAAACTGTTCGACGTGTGGCTGCTCGCTGCCATCATGGGCAGCGTCGTCGTGTTGATGCTCGAAAGTGTGGAGGACCTTGACGAAAAATTTCATGCGTGGTTCGACGCACTGGAGTGGTTCTTCACGCTCGTCTTTACCGTCGAATACACTGCCCGCATCGTCGTCGCCCGTCGGCGATGGCGGTACATGTTCAGTTTCTTCGGCCTCGTCGACCTCGTGTCGATTTTGCCCTCCTACCTGATGCTCGTCATCCCGGGGGCTGAGCGCATCACGGTGATTCGGATGATTCGCCTGCTGCGAGCGTTCCGTGTGTTCAAGATCGCTTCGATGATCGCCGAAGCGCGGCTGCTGCGCGAGGCGATCATCGCGTCCCGCTCCAAGATCGCCGTGTTTCTGAGTTGCGTGGTCATCGCGGTCGTTATTGTCGGGACCGCGATGTATACGATTGAAGGAACACGCGACGACAGCCCCTTCACGTCGATCCCGCAAAGCATGTACTGGGCTGTCGTTACCATGACAACGGTCGGCTACGGCGACATCGCTCCACAAACGGCGCTCGGCAAAGCCTTGGCCGCGGCGATGATGCTGTTCGGCTACAGTTTGATCATCGTGCCGACAGGAATATTAACCGCCGAATTGGCGACATCGCATCAGGATGAGCCGCCCCACGTGCCGCCTCCGAAGGCTCCCACTTTGGCTTGCCCCGAATGCATGGCGGAGGGGCATGACCCGGATGCCGGCTTCTGTAAGTTCTGTGGTGCCAAGTTGTGA
- a CDS encoding EboA domain-containing protein — protein sequence MGVRTILNDWLKARLDERASDWLEAQTIKIAGGNERALYLAFGMAPRKVGKADLTPSDEEIAAAAEAYQPEAPAVGELQGNASRLLAPRACVEMSTRDWSLDQTARTLLVLSFPADDADRYVSVLGKLYEAGEVRELCALYQMLPLLPHPERHVDRCVEGIRTNMLPVFKSIAHRNPYPAAHLPEASWNQLVLKCLFVGEPLYPIIGLDERANPDLAKMLHKYALERWAAKREVNPELWRCVGPHADEAARGDLERLADSGSELEQASAEMCLGPDGSARSHSWDERWSEVGREFAAGSQ from the coding sequence ATGGGAGTTCGAACGATTCTTAACGATTGGCTGAAAGCCCGGCTCGACGAGCGGGCGTCCGATTGGCTCGAAGCTCAGACGATAAAGATCGCCGGCGGCAACGAACGCGCCCTGTACCTTGCCTTCGGCATGGCACCGCGGAAGGTGGGGAAGGCCGATCTGACTCCGTCCGACGAGGAAATCGCCGCAGCCGCGGAAGCATACCAGCCCGAGGCGCCAGCCGTCGGGGAATTACAGGGAAACGCATCCCGACTGCTGGCGCCTCGGGCTTGTGTTGAGATGTCGACGCGTGACTGGAGTCTCGATCAGACCGCCCGCACGCTGCTGGTTCTGTCCTTTCCCGCGGACGATGCCGATCGCTACGTAAGCGTGTTGGGCAAACTCTACGAGGCGGGCGAGGTCCGCGAACTGTGTGCGCTCTACCAGATGTTGCCGCTGCTGCCGCATCCGGAGCGGCACGTCGACCGCTGCGTCGAGGGCATCCGCACAAACATGCTTCCGGTCTTCAAGTCGATCGCGCACCGCAATCCGTACCCCGCGGCCCATCTGCCCGAAGCCTCGTGGAACCAACTCGTCCTCAAATGCCTGTTCGTCGGCGAACCGCTCTACCCGATCATCGGGCTGGACGAACGAGCGAACCCCGATCTGGCGAAGATGCTCCACAAGTACGCGCTCGAACGCTGGGCGGCGAAGCGAGAGGTGAACCCGGAGCTGTGGCGGTGTGTGGGGCCGCATGCGGATGAGGCGGCGAGAGGCGATCTTGAACGGTTGGCAGATTCTGGTTCAGAACTAGAGCAAGCGTCAGCCGAGATGTGTCTCGGACCCGATGGGTCCGCGCGGTCGCATAGCTGGGATGAGCGCTGGAGCGAAGTTGGTCGTGAATTCGCAGCTGGCTCACAGTAG
- a CDS encoding TatD family hydrolase — protein sequence MKLIIDPHIHAVSRTTDDYEAMSAAGVVAIIEPAFWQGQPRTKIGSFEDYFATLVGFERFRAAQFGIRHYSAIGLNSKEANNEPLAEQVMEILPLYLAKEGVVAVGEIGYDDMTAAEDRFFRAQLELAKEVELPVMVHTPHRNKEAGTSRSMDVIEEHGIPPHLVVIDHNNERTCKEVLDRGYWAGFTIYPKTKMGNERMVEVVKQFGSERIIVDSSADWGVSDPLAVPKTANLMKERGVAEEDIRLTTYQNALDAYGQSGQISEDDWLNPPAIDQRTLWEGNSVLRGQEPKVDEQADSGLIE from the coding sequence CTGAAGTTGATCATCGACCCACACATCCATGCCGTTTCCCGCACGACCGACGATTACGAGGCGATGTCCGCCGCCGGGGTCGTGGCGATTATTGAGCCCGCGTTTTGGCAGGGGCAGCCGCGGACGAAGATCGGGTCGTTCGAGGACTACTTCGCCACGCTCGTCGGCTTTGAGCGGTTTCGCGCGGCGCAGTTCGGGATTCGTCATTACTCGGCGATCGGCCTCAACAGCAAAGAGGCCAACAACGAGCCGCTCGCCGAGCAGGTGATGGAAATATTGCCGCTCTACCTCGCGAAGGAGGGCGTCGTCGCCGTCGGCGAGATTGGCTACGACGACATGACCGCCGCCGAGGACAGGTTCTTCCGGGCGCAGCTCGAACTGGCCAAGGAAGTCGAACTCCCCGTGATGGTCCATACGCCGCACCGCAACAAGGAAGCGGGCACCAGTCGCAGCATGGACGTGATCGAAGAGCACGGCATCCCGCCGCACCTCGTCGTGATCGACCACAATAATGAGCGGACCTGCAAAGAGGTCCTCGACCGCGGCTACTGGGCGGGCTTCACAATCTACCCGAAGACCAAGATGGGCAACGAGCGGATGGTCGAAGTGGTCAAGCAGTTCGGCTCCGAGCGGATCATTGTCGATTCGAGCGCCGACTGGGGCGTCTCCGACCCGCTCGCGGTGCCAAAGACGGCCAATCTGATGAAAGAACGCGGCGTCGCCGAAGAGGATATCCGACTGACGACCTACCAGAACGCCCTCGACGCCTATGGCCAGAGCGGCCAGATCTCCGAAGACGACTGGCTCAACCCGCCCGCCATCGACCAACGGACCCTGTGGGAAGGCAACAGCGTCCTACGCGGTCAGGAGCCGAAGGTCGACGAACAAGCCGATTCGGGGCTGATCGAATAA
- a CDS encoding M28 family peptidase produces the protein MRTEKRLIVLLLTLSFAGTAVAENREAALGRLSGDLKYLAGDALEGRGVDTEGNRKAAEFIRDQFEAAGLVGGMEDGGFFQEFPITLAEDVVPNETSLSVTIGDEQVALELGKDFNPLLIGNGGRANAGLVFAGYGINAPKLGYNDFEGVDLSGKIAVILRKEPQQDDPNSVFNGTEISPHAFIRTKIKAAADAGAAGLILVNDPTTAEGKKGDELVKPTGFGSGSVKLPFAMITQTQFNRVLQTSPLKGTDQSALSSVKEIANAIDADLKPISQPIGDTAAGLTVATKRETVTVPNVVGVVPGSGDLADEVIVVGAHFDHLGYGGFGSRKPGVKAVHNGADDNASGTAVLMELARRLGQQDGSQPRRQLVFMAFNGEERGLLGSNYLLKNSPVDLSKVAAMVNLDMVGRLGAKPLTVYGVGTGTGLEDLAKSLAEKRQLKIKPVQGVIGASDHYGFYQKDIPSIHLFTGTTPEYHTPEDDFETLDLAGIVGVTEYAGDLVAALSTESQRRTFQKVVSKNRKGGPGGNMAHLGVVPDYSGGVVGLRITGTSPGSPAAKGGLEEDDIITKMGDIPVTDIYGLMNGLRTYKPGERIDIVVTRGDEEVTLHVVLGEPKGRHE, from the coding sequence ATGCGAACTGAAAAACGACTAATCGTTCTCCTGCTGACGCTCTCCTTCGCTGGGACAGCGGTTGCCGAAAACCGCGAGGCCGCGCTGGGTCGCCTTTCCGGCGATCTAAAATATCTGGCCGGCGACGCCCTGGAAGGACGTGGTGTCGATACCGAGGGGAATCGCAAGGCGGCGGAGTTCATTCGCGATCAATTCGAAGCCGCGGGACTTGTCGGCGGGATGGAGGATGGCGGTTTCTTCCAGGAATTCCCGATCACATTGGCTGAAGATGTCGTGCCGAACGAAACATCGCTTTCGGTGACCATCGGTGACGAGCAGGTCGCGTTAGAACTGGGCAAAGACTTTAACCCGCTGCTGATCGGCAACGGCGGCCGAGCCAACGCGGGCCTCGTGTTCGCCGGGTACGGGATTAATGCCCCGAAGCTCGGATACAACGATTTTGAAGGGGTCGACCTCTCCGGAAAGATTGCCGTGATCCTGCGGAAAGAACCGCAGCAAGACGACCCGAACAGTGTCTTCAACGGCACCGAGATTTCGCCGCACGCGTTCATTCGCACCAAGATCAAAGCGGCTGCCGATGCCGGAGCGGCCGGTCTGATTCTGGTCAACGATCCGACAACCGCCGAGGGCAAGAAGGGTGACGAACTCGTCAAGCCGACGGGCTTCGGCTCCGGGTCGGTGAAGCTGCCCTTCGCAATGATCACGCAGACGCAATTCAATCGAGTGCTGCAAACTTCGCCGTTAAAGGGCACTGACCAATCAGCTCTTAGTTCGGTCAAAGAAATTGCGAACGCGATCGACGCCGATCTGAAACCGATTTCTCAGCCGATTGGCGACACCGCAGCGGGCCTCACCGTCGCGACGAAACGCGAGACCGTCACCGTTCCGAATGTGGTCGGCGTTGTTCCGGGATCGGGCGACCTTGCCGACGAGGTCATCGTGGTCGGCGCCCATTTCGATCACCTCGGATACGGCGGCTTCGGATCACGAAAGCCGGGCGTGAAAGCCGTTCATAATGGTGCGGATGACAATGCTTCCGGTACGGCAGTCTTGATGGAACTCGCCCGCCGATTGGGGCAGCAGGACGGAAGTCAGCCGCGGCGACAGCTTGTGTTTATGGCTTTCAACGGAGAAGAGCGAGGTCTGCTCGGCAGTAATTATCTGCTGAAAAATTCACCGGTTGATCTATCGAAGGTCGCCGCGATGGTGAACCTCGACATGGTCGGTCGACTCGGGGCGAAACCGCTCACGGTGTACGGCGTCGGCACCGGCACTGGGTTAGAAGACCTCGCCAAGAGCCTTGCCGAGAAGCGGCAATTGAAGATCAAGCCGGTGCAGGGCGTCATCGGGGCGAGTGACCACTACGGCTTTTATCAGAAAGATATCCCGTCCATTCATCTCTTTACCGGAACAACGCCCGAGTATCACACGCCCGAAGACGACTTCGAAACGCTCGACCTCGCGGGCATTGTCGGCGTTACGGAGTATGCGGGCGATTTGGTCGCGGCCTTGTCGACCGAATCGCAGCGCCGCACGTTTCAAAAGGTCGTCTCGAAGAATCGTAAAGGTGGTCCGGGTGGAAACATGGCCCATCTCGGCGTCGTTCCCGATTACTCCGGTGGCGTCGTCGGATTGCGAATCACGGGGACAAGTCCCGGCTCGCCCGCGGCAAAGGGTGGTCTGGAGGAAGACGACATCATCACGAAGATGGGCGACATCCCAGTGACCGACATCTACGGACTGATGAACGGGCTTCGGACTTACAAGCCGGGCGAGCGGATCGACATCGTGGTGACTCGTGGCGACGAGGAAGTCACCCTGCACGTCGTGCTTGGTGAGCCGAAAGGTCGCCACGAATGA
- a CDS encoding outer membrane protein assembly factor BamB family protein, whose product MRSRLQVLLFCGLAALVATSGSVADAYDWAYWRGPEMNGVSRETGLIDDWSLEDGKNVLWTSDIGGRAAPIVLNDRVYLNCRTDNDVSLSAKPEDKIGAGQQVVCWDAKTGEVLWKDVFPVFQTDIPAPRVGWASPAGDPETGNVIVHTVDGMLICYTPDGERVWEHSLYEEYGKISGYGGRTTTPIIDEDRVIVSFLQLNWGDTAKPPPTQTFYAFDKRDGKLLWATPIGGAPEDTIYTNPAIGVIDGVRQLVTGNADGGCHGLNARTGEPLWSFHMSRRGLNASPVISGNKVYISHGEDNIDSIEFGRVQCIDATQRGDITETGSVWRDDGIKAGYTAPIIHDGILYVLSDIGGLHAYDAETGEVLWLQKIGTVGKGSPVWADGKIYVMEVNGRIWVLRPSREGCEVLSKNELLATGGQKGYDEIYASPAISNGRIFFVTRDRTICVGKESGEFGEDPIPPMAPEAELGDEIASLSLIPYETYVNAGDAVEYEVRAYDKHGRFLKTIDDFELTADDGLKGGTVDELTFTSASSPEMPQAGLLTATFEGKEAKARLRVFPPLPWKWNFDDLSGVRVPPAWVNGFLKLKPTQIGDEMAMKSSVGPGKPSFDTWLGPPEMSNYVIQADVRVEGRRRLSSPGITNQRYSLILKANSLKLGIQTWQAHLRLGAEMKYRSDPGKWYTLKLVVRPEGEDKVRVLGKVWPRDEEEPEEWTIEAVDPLPNKQGSPGLYCYRLADTYFDNVLVTEDQE is encoded by the coding sequence ATGAGATCACGATTGCAGGTGTTGTTGTTTTGCGGGCTCGCGGCTCTTGTTGCGACATCGGGCTCAGTCGCGGATGCCTATGATTGGGCCTATTGGCGCGGCCCGGAGATGAACGGCGTCAGTCGGGAAACCGGGTTGATCGACGATTGGTCGCTCGAGGACGGCAAGAACGTCCTGTGGACGTCGGACATCGGCGGTCGAGCTGCTCCGATCGTGCTCAACGACCGGGTCTACCTCAACTGCCGCACCGACAACGACGTCTCGTTGAGCGCCAAGCCGGAAGACAAGATTGGTGCCGGTCAGCAAGTCGTCTGTTGGGACGCAAAGACCGGCGAAGTGCTGTGGAAGGATGTCTTTCCCGTCTTCCAGACCGACATTCCCGCTCCGCGAGTCGGATGGGCCAGTCCAGCCGGTGACCCCGAAACGGGAAACGTCATCGTGCATACCGTCGACGGAATGCTGATCTGCTACACGCCCGATGGCGAGCGGGTGTGGGAACACTCGCTCTACGAAGAATACGGCAAGATCAGCGGCTACGGCGGACGGACCACGACTCCGATCATCGATGAAGACCGCGTGATCGTCAGTTTTCTGCAACTCAACTGGGGCGACACAGCCAAACCGCCGCCGACGCAGACGTTTTACGCCTTCGACAAGCGTGACGGCAAGTTGCTGTGGGCGACACCGATCGGCGGTGCCCCGGAAGATACGATTTACACCAACCCGGCGATCGGAGTGATCGACGGCGTCCGACAGCTTGTCACCGGCAATGCCGACGGCGGATGTCACGGGCTCAATGCCCGCACGGGCGAGCCGCTGTGGTCGTTCCACATGTCCCGTCGCGGACTCAACGCCTCCCCTGTGATCAGCGGCAACAAGGTTTACATTTCGCACGGCGAAGACAATATCGACTCGATCGAGTTCGGCCGGGTGCAGTGCATCGACGCGACGCAGCGCGGTGACATTACGGAAACCGGGAGCGTCTGGCGTGATGACGGCATTAAAGCCGGGTATACCGCACCGATCATCCACGACGGCATCCTGTATGTCCTAAGCGATATCGGAGGCCTGCACGCCTACGATGCGGAGACTGGCGAAGTCTTGTGGCTCCAGAAGATCGGGACCGTCGGCAAAGGCTCGCCGGTATGGGCCGACGGCAAAATCTACGTGATGGAAGTCAACGGCCGCATCTGGGTACTTAGGCCGAGCCGCGAAGGCTGCGAGGTGCTATCGAAGAACGAATTGCTCGCGACCGGCGGTCAGAAGGGATACGACGAGATTTATGCGTCGCCGGCCATCTCCAACGGGCGCATCTTCTTCGTGACGCGCGATCGCACGATCTGCGTCGGGAAAGAGTCCGGAGAGTTCGGCGAAGATCCGATTCCGCCGATGGCTCCGGAAGCCGAATTGGGCGACGAAATCGCCTCACTCAGCCTGATCCCCTATGAGACCTACGTGAACGCCGGCGATGCCGTCGAATACGAAGTCCGTGCCTACGACAAACACGGGCGGTTTCTCAAGACGATCGATGACTTCGAGTTGACGGCCGACGACGGCCTCAAGGGCGGAACTGTCGACGAATTAACCTTCACGTCGGCCTCTTCCCCCGAGATGCCGCAGGCCGGGTTACTGACCGCAACGTTTGAAGGCAAAGAGGCCAAGGCCCGGCTTCGCGTCTTTCCGCCACTGCCTTGGAAGTGGAATTTCGACGATCTCAGCGGAGTGCGAGTTCCGCCCGCGTGGGTGAACGGCTTCCTGAAGCTGAAGCCGACGCAGATCGGCGACGAGATGGCGATGAAGTCGAGCGTCGGACCGGGCAAACCCAGTTTCGACACCTGGCTCGGTCCGCCCGAAATGTCGAATTACGTTATTCAGGCCGACGTACGCGTGGAGGGACGACGACGCCTTTCCAGTCCCGGTATCACCAATCAGCGCTACAGCCTGATTTTAAAGGCGAACTCGCTGAAACTCGGAATTCAAACCTGGCAGGCGCACCTGCGGCTGGGCGCGGAGATGAAGTACCGCTCCGATCCCGGCAAGTGGTACACGCTGAAACTCGTGGTCCGCCCCGAAGGCGAAGACAAGGTCCGCGTTCTCGGCAAGGTCTGGCCGCGGGACGAGGAAGAACCGGAAGAGTGGACCATCGAAGCGGTTGACCCGCTACCGAACAAACAGGGCAGCCCCGGGCTTTACTGCTACCGGCTCGCCGATACCTATTTCGACAACGTGCTCGTGACTGAGGATCAGGAATGA
- a CDS encoding outer membrane protein assembly factor BamB family protein → MTRFAVLTLLLWTFAIVGCEPAPAPDATPDTPSEGLGGGSDAPPVDPPAQPDEPPVEGGSATSNDDAEVPTLPGPEEASTTPAEVPGSADEPIEVALVDESNESAANSTSAKPVAKKDITSGDWPMWGGSIERNMVNPTTDVSLDIEPAESAEDGKNLLWVRELGSQTYGNPVVAEGYVVVGTNNGGGYRPAHPKTEDRGVVLCFRESDGEFRWQLTREKLSQGRVNDWPEQGICSTPVIEDGIMYVVTNRAELMAVDMEGFYDDENDGPITDEPDTDKLDADILWSLDLINELGVFPHNLATSSPVLHGDSIFIVTSNGVDEAHLEIPAPRAPSFVSVNKKSGELEWEDNTPFDQILHGQWASPAIATVNGEPQILMPGGDGYLYAFAKTGDEEGFGDILWKFDLNPKDSKWELGGRGTRNNIVSTPVVIGSSVILSVGQDPEHGEGVGHIYRIDATKSGDISPQIADGEGGFKENPNSGEIWHWGGVDEDGSITGRKGELLYRRTISTVAVHDGLVIAPDLSGFVHCLDFETGKRYWEYDMFAACWGSPMVVDGKVLIGDEDGDLTVLPLDRELPDEEPLAEILFNSSIYSTPTIANGRMYVSDRSRLYAFQIK, encoded by the coding sequence ATGACTCGCTTTGCGGTTTTAACGCTCCTCCTGTGGACATTTGCGATCGTCGGCTGCGAACCGGCTCCGGCTCCTGACGCCACTCCCGATACGCCATCCGAAGGGTTGGGCGGCGGAAGCGATGCCCCCCCGGTTGATCCGCCCGCGCAACCGGACGAGCCTCCGGTCGAAGGAGGCTCGGCCACATCGAACGATGACGCGGAAGTCCCGACGCTGCCCGGCCCGGAAGAAGCATCAACCACCCCGGCAGAAGTGCCCGGTTCAGCCGATGAGCCGATCGAAGTCGCTTTGGTTGATGAATCGAACGAATCGGCGGCCAATAGCACTTCGGCGAAGCCCGTCGCAAAGAAAGATATTACCTCGGGCGATTGGCCGATGTGGGGCGGCTCGATTGAACGAAACATGGTCAACCCGACCACCGACGTTTCGCTCGACATCGAGCCGGCCGAGTCGGCCGAAGACGGCAAGAATTTGCTGTGGGTACGCGAACTCGGATCGCAAACCTACGGCAACCCGGTCGTCGCCGAAGGATATGTCGTCGTGGGCACCAACAACGGTGGCGGCTATCGTCCCGCTCACCCGAAAACGGAAGACCGTGGCGTCGTGCTCTGCTTCCGCGAGTCGGACGGCGAATTTCGCTGGCAGTTGACGCGAGAAAAACTGAGCCAGGGCCGGGTCAATGACTGGCCGGAGCAGGGCATCTGTTCAACGCCGGTCATCGAAGACGGGATCATGTACGTCGTCACCAACCGTGCCGAGTTGATGGCGGTCGACATGGAGGGGTTTTACGACGACGAGAACGACGGGCCGATCACCGACGAACCCGACACCGACAAGCTCGATGCCGACATTTTGTGGAGCCTCGATCTCATTAACGAACTCGGGGTTTTTCCGCATAACCTGGCGACCAGTTCGCCAGTGCTGCACGGGGACTCGATCTTCATCGTGACCTCGAACGGTGTCGACGAAGCTCACCTTGAAATCCCGGCACCTCGTGCACCATCGTTTGTTTCGGTCAATAAGAAGTCGGGCGAATTGGAATGGGAAGACAACACCCCATTTGACCAGATTCTGCACGGGCAATGGGCGTCGCCAGCGATCGCCACCGTCAACGGTGAACCACAGATTCTCATGCCCGGTGGCGACGGCTATTTGTACGCGTTTGCGAAGACCGGCGACGAGGAAGGCTTTGGCGACATCTTGTGGAAGTTCGACCTGAACCCGAAAGACTCAAAGTGGGAACTGGGCGGACGGGGAACGCGGAACAACATCGTCTCAACGCCGGTAGTCATCGGTAGCAGCGTGATTTTGTCGGTCGGTCAAGACCCGGAGCACGGCGAAGGCGTCGGGCACATCTATAGAATCGATGCAACCAAGTCGGGTGACATCAGTCCCCAGATCGCGGACGGTGAAGGCGGTTTCAAGGAGAACCCGAATTCCGGCGAGATCTGGCACTGGGGCGGCGTCGATGAAGACGGCAGCATCACGGGTCGCAAAGGCGAATTGCTTTATCGCCGCACGATCTCCACGGTCGCCGTGCACGACGGGCTCGTGATCGCGCCCGATCTGTCAGGCTTCGTCCATTGCCTCGATTTTGAAACCGGCAAACGCTATTGGGAATACGACATGTTTGCGGCCTGCTGGGGCTCCCCCATGGTCGTCGATGGTAAGGTACTGATCGGCGATGAGGACGGAGACCTTACGGTGCTGCCGCTCGATCGCGAGCTTCCCGATGAAGAGCCGCTCGCCGAAATCCTGTTCAATTCGTCGATCTACAGCACACCGACGATTGCGAACGGACGGATGTATGTCTCGGACCGGAGCCGACTCTACGCGTTCCAAATTAAGTAG
- the rpsR gene encoding 30S ribosomal protein S18, with product MSSGNRTNLRKLRKKRARLKKKLKCRFTGNGEIPRPVYVDYKDVKLLKSLIDREGRILPRRRTGTSALYQRAVREAVIRARFIGLLPYVPEE from the coding sequence ATGTCGAGCGGAAATCGTACAAATTTACGGAAGCTGCGGAAGAAACGGGCGCGGCTGAAGAAAAAACTGAAGTGCCGATTCACCGGCAACGGGGAAATTCCGCGCCCTGTCTACGTCGACTACAAAGACGTGAAGCTGCTGAAGTCGTTGATCGACCGGGAAGGCCGCATCCTTCCGCGTCGCCGAACGGGCACCTCGGCCCTGTATCAACGGGCCGTCCGGGAAGCTGTCATCCGTGCTCGCTTTATCGGCCTGCTCCCGTATGTTCCGGAAGAGTAG
- a CDS encoding UvrB/UvrC motif-containing protein: MYHITEIHGGSPQEIHFCEGHFHEYMNSPAAQPTGSSPAKDAMAEFGDEVSESDDLTCPNCGITFREFREQGRFGCPYDYEAFADRLVPLLENIHGETQHVGKVPARAPLESRRQYELIRLRRDLAVAIDGEDYETAAKIRDDIRRFDGA; this comes from the coding sequence GTGTATCACATCACGGAAATCCACGGCGGATCACCACAGGAGATTCACTTCTGTGAAGGCCATTTCCACGAATACATGAACAGCCCCGCTGCGCAGCCGACCGGTTCATCGCCTGCGAAGGATGCGATGGCCGAATTCGGTGACGAAGTTTCGGAGTCGGACGACCTGACCTGCCCGAACTGTGGAATCACGTTCCGCGAGTTTCGCGAGCAGGGCCGCTTCGGCTGCCCCTACGACTACGAAGCCTTCGCGGACCGACTGGTCCCGCTGCTCGAAAATATTCACGGGGAGACGCAGCATGTGGGCAAAGTGCCCGCCCGTGCCCCGCTGGAAAGCCGAAGACAATACGAGTTGATCCGCCTGCGAAGAGATTTGGCAGTTGCGATCGACGGCGAGGACTACGAGACCGCCGCCAAAATTAGAGATGACATCCGCCGATTCGACGGAGCATGA
- the folE2 gene encoding GTP cyclohydrolase FolE2, with the protein MSELISDALRLSGSAFQSPSTFASSVLPDIAEDSVAAVPGMLERVGMSAVEVLLQVPAANDTSLTLPGKADAFVSLDDESAKGIHMSRLFLGLQERLDCEHWTPDAMGGTLQIFLERHEKISRSASLAVQFELPVRRNALLTEHSGWRHYPVRSESFSTEGKTRHWLTVKLTYSSTCPCSAALSRQLIQQAFHEEFEGRSAVSVDEVSSYLGTQRAIRGLPHAQRSTAEVTVELDDSQSEYPTLELIDRLEDALKTPVQTAVKRADEQEFARLNADNLMFCEDAARILASELRTIDYVADFKVRVEHLESLHPHDAVAIITAGREGGLRP; encoded by the coding sequence ATGAGTGAATTGATCTCCGACGCGCTCCGGTTGTCCGGCAGTGCGTTCCAGAGCCCGAGCACCTTCGCCTCGAGTGTTTTGCCGGACATTGCTGAAGACTCCGTCGCCGCCGTTCCGGGAATGCTCGAACGGGTCGGGATGTCCGCGGTTGAGGTCTTGCTGCAGGTGCCGGCGGCGAATGACACGTCCCTGACACTGCCGGGTAAGGCGGACGCATTTGTCAGTTTGGACGACGAATCGGCCAAGGGCATTCACATGTCGCGGCTGTTTCTCGGACTGCAGGAGCGACTCGACTGCGAGCATTGGACTCCCGATGCGATGGGCGGGACCTTGCAGATCTTTCTGGAACGACACGAGAAGATCAGCCGGTCGGCGTCGTTGGCCGTTCAATTCGAACTGCCGGTCCGCCGAAACGCACTGCTGACCGAGCATTCCGGGTGGCGGCACTATCCCGTCCGCTCGGAATCGTTTTCCACCGAGGGAAAGACGCGTCACTGGCTGACGGTCAAATTGACCTATTCGAGTACCTGCCCCTGTTCGGCTGCGTTATCGCGGCAGTTAATCCAACAGGCGTTCCACGAAGAGTTCGAAGGCCGCAGCGCCGTCAGCGTCGATGAGGTCTCCTCGTACCTCGGGACCCAGCGGGCGATCCGTGGCCTGCCGCACGCTCAACGAAGTACCGCGGAGGTCACGGTCGAACTCGATGACTCTCAATCAGAGTATCCGACGCTTGAACTGATTGATCGTTTGGAAGACGCTTTAAAGACGCCGGTGCAGACGGCCGTCAAACGTGCCGACGAGCAGGAATTCGCCCGCCTGAATGCAGACAACCTCATGTTCTGCGAAGATGCGGCGCGGATACTGGCTTCCGAACTAAGAACGATTGACTATGTCGCTGATTTCAAAGTCCGCGTCGAGCACCTGGAGAGCCTGCATCCGCACGATGCCGTCGCCATCATTACAGCCGGGCGTGAAGGCGGACTGCGTCCGTAA